From one Candidatus Palauibacter polyketidifaciens genomic stretch:
- a CDS encoding isochorismatase family protein, whose product MRIRSPGRGDALLVVDVQNDFLPGGALAVSEGDAVIPFLNEAIRAFSEAGLPIFATRDWHPPDHCSFVQQGGLWPLHCVGGTSGAAFPKSLRLPAAAVVISKADDPASEAYSAFSGTDLAELLSDRRVGRVFVGGLATDYCVLRTVLDARAVGLDVVVLDDGVRAVDVESGDGDRAIGRMRAAGAVFASTRTALAEE is encoded by the coding sequence ATGCGGATCCGGTCACCCGGCCGGGGCGACGCACTGCTGGTCGTCGATGTGCAGAACGACTTCCTCCCCGGCGGCGCGCTCGCCGTCTCTGAAGGCGATGCCGTCATTCCATTTCTGAACGAAGCGATCCGCGCCTTCTCCGAAGCGGGCCTTCCGATCTTCGCGACGCGCGACTGGCACCCGCCGGACCACTGCTCGTTCGTGCAGCAGGGCGGGCTCTGGCCGCTTCACTGCGTTGGAGGGACGAGTGGAGCGGCGTTCCCGAAGTCCCTGAGACTTCCTGCCGCGGCCGTCGTGATCTCGAAGGCCGATGACCCGGCCTCCGAAGCCTACTCTGCGTTCTCGGGCACCGATCTCGCCGAGCTCCTCTCGGATCGACGCGTCGGACGGGTCTTCGTGGGCGGACTCGCGACGGATTACTGCGTGCTTCGAACCGTCCTCGACGCACGGGCGGTCGGTCTGGACGTGGTCGTTCTGGACGATGGGGTGAGAGCCGTGGATGTCGAGTCGGGCGATGGGGACCGCGCCATCGGACGCATGCGAGCGGCCGGGGCCGTATTCGCCTCCACGCGAACGGCCCTGGCCGAGGAGTAG
- the queC gene encoding 7-cyano-7-deazaguanine synthase QueC, giving the protein MDRRAVVLLSGGLDSATTLAIAVERGYRPYALTLRYGQRHELEVDAACRLAEAMRVVRHVITAVDLRAFGGSALTGDLEVPRGPQVAADSEDIPVTYVPARNTIFLSMALAWAEALQASDIFIGVNAVDYSGYPDCRPEFLDAFEKLAGLGTKAGVEGNRPFRIHAPLIDLTKAEIIRRGLALGVDYGMTRSCYDPDESGAACGECDSCRLRLAGFAAAGVRDPAPYQSP; this is encoded by the coding sequence ATGGACCGCAGAGCGGTTGTCCTGCTCAGTGGTGGACTCGACTCGGCAACCACGCTGGCGATCGCGGTCGAGCGGGGATATCGGCCCTATGCTCTAACGCTCCGCTACGGACAGAGACACGAACTCGAGGTGGACGCCGCCTGCCGCCTCGCGGAGGCGATGCGGGTGGTCCGCCATGTGATCACCGCCGTCGATCTGCGGGCGTTCGGGGGCTCGGCCCTCACCGGTGACCTGGAAGTACCCAGGGGCCCGCAGGTGGCTGCGGACTCCGAGGACATCCCCGTCACTTACGTCCCGGCGCGGAACACGATCTTCCTGTCGATGGCTCTCGCGTGGGCGGAGGCTCTCCAGGCTTCCGACATCTTCATTGGCGTCAACGCCGTCGACTACAGCGGATATCCCGACTGTCGGCCCGAGTTTCTCGATGCGTTCGAGAAGCTTGCCGGCCTCGGCACCAAGGCGGGGGTGGAAGGGAACCGGCCGTTCCGGATCCACGCACCTCTGATCGACCTCACCAAGGCGGAGATCATCCGGCGCGGACTCGCGCTGGGCGTCGACTACGGGATGACGCGCAGTTGCTACGATCCCGATGAATCGGGCGCGGCCTGTGGAGAGTGTGACTCCTGCCGCCTGAGGCTCGCCGGGTTCGCGGCGGCGGGAGTCCGGGATCCGGCCCCGTATCAGTCCCCGTAG
- a CDS encoding GntR family transcriptional regulator, whose product MTRRSGLSPLSRDHHIPLPRQLAADLEAGIRDGHVRPGAPLPSSRDLARRLGVDRGTVGAALARLRRRNLIELGKGQRPRVSMRPRSPRPPPAVEMVPRAAALDLLRRAHAGGLSRWRLLNELERIVGEPRSPDPHPVTLCEPRAGLRAVLAAELEEACGFVVRAVDSARKMPEDAPVVLRRELLSRMRRSGTVECVPISLAGGTRERELVRRRIRRGFVVLLSRSETVRVFAAELAARDFALGIRFRALDPHVDAQAVQRAVTAATIIFHDRLVPLSRYSAGTAPAVPITLLPPEEIERLRAYLSSTDRPDRGRSGSASSGPLRPGRT is encoded by the coding sequence ATGACGCGTCGAAGCGGACTCTCGCCGCTGTCGCGGGATCACCACATACCGCTTCCCCGACAGCTCGCGGCCGATCTGGAGGCCGGGATTCGGGATGGACACGTGCGGCCCGGAGCCCCGCTACCGTCATCCCGGGACTTGGCGCGTCGGCTCGGCGTCGACCGGGGGACCGTCGGAGCCGCGCTCGCGCGACTGCGGCGGAGAAACCTCATCGAACTCGGGAAGGGGCAGCGTCCCCGCGTGTCGATGCGCCCGCGCTCCCCCCGTCCGCCGCCCGCCGTGGAGATGGTGCCGCGGGCGGCGGCGCTGGACCTGCTGAGGCGGGCGCATGCGGGGGGACTCTCACGTTGGCGGCTGCTCAACGAGCTGGAGCGGATCGTGGGCGAGCCGCGGAGCCCGGATCCGCATCCCGTGACGCTGTGCGAACCTCGCGCCGGGTTGCGGGCCGTGCTCGCTGCGGAACTGGAAGAGGCGTGCGGGTTCGTCGTTCGCGCCGTCGACTCCGCGCGAAAGATGCCGGAGGACGCCCCGGTGGTCCTGCGGCGTGAACTGCTGTCACGGATGCGCCGGTCCGGAACCGTCGAGTGCGTTCCGATTTCACTCGCCGGGGGCACCCGCGAACGCGAACTCGTCCGACGCCGAATACGCCGTGGATTCGTCGTGCTTCTCTCCCGCAGCGAGACCGTGCGCGTGTTCGCCGCGGAACTCGCCGCCAGGGACTTCGCTCTCGGAATCCGCTTCAGGGCCCTCGACCCGCACGTCGACGCGCAGGCCGTGCAGCGAGCCGTAACGGCGGCAACGATCATCTTTCATGACCGACTCGTCCCGCTATCCCGGTATTCCGCAGGGACGGCTCCAGCGGTGCCGATCACGCTCCTCCCTCCCGAAGAGATCGAACGGCTCCGCGCCTACCTGTCCAGCACGGACCGGCCCGACCGCGGCCGCAGCGGATCCGCTTCCTCCGGGCCGCTACGCCCGGGGAGGACATAG
- the polX gene encoding DNA polymerase/3'-5' exonuclease PolX encodes MENIEIVRVLDEVADLLEIQQANPFRVRAYRNAVRTINAHASPLRKLVEQGADLTELPSIGKGLADNIRELVESGRLTMLEEIAAEIPPGLVELMRLPGVGPKKARKLWDELGVESIDDLEEVASEGRVAELPGFGVKTQDRILSGIRNYRTSTTRFRLGEVDKLLPPLIDHLQATPGVTRLEVAGSYRRRKETVGDIDILVLADDARAASDALVGFSGVESVIGAGGTKTSVRLRSGLQVDLRVVPPESWGAALIYFTGSKEHNIRLRRRALDRKLRVSEYGVFTIPEDSLDDALGERGIASEGEMVAGATEEEVYRALDLSWLPPEIRRDRGEFAASDAGELPRLVETSDLRGDVHMHSTWSDGRASLEEMVRACVARGYEYMAITDHSKALAMVEGLDAAKLRRQWQEVAEVQAAHPEIRILRGLEVDILRDGSLDLEDEMLDQLDVVIISVHSFFGMDRAQQTSRVLKALAHPRSMIFGHPTGRIINRRGPIDVDIDDILHACAEFGVAVEVNSHPHRLDLKDSHLWRARELGVPVVVATDAHRPDDLDLAHYGIEQARRAWLTAEHVLNTRGVDDFLAALQGKPAI; translated from the coding sequence ATGGAGAACATCGAGATCGTCCGCGTCCTGGACGAGGTGGCCGATCTGCTCGAGATCCAGCAGGCGAACCCGTTCCGCGTCCGGGCCTACCGCAATGCGGTCCGCACGATCAACGCGCACGCATCCCCCCTGCGCAAGCTGGTCGAGCAGGGCGCCGACCTCACCGAGCTGCCGTCGATCGGGAAAGGGTTGGCGGACAACATTCGCGAACTCGTGGAAAGCGGGCGCCTCACGATGCTCGAGGAGATAGCGGCCGAGATCCCCCCGGGGCTCGTCGAGTTGATGCGGCTCCCGGGGGTCGGCCCGAAAAAGGCGCGCAAGCTGTGGGACGAGCTGGGCGTCGAATCGATCGACGACCTGGAGGAGGTCGCGAGCGAAGGACGCGTGGCCGAACTGCCCGGCTTCGGAGTCAAGACGCAGGACCGGATCCTGAGCGGCATACGCAACTATCGCACGAGCACGACTCGCTTCCGCCTCGGAGAAGTCGACAAGCTCCTGCCGCCGCTGATCGACCACCTGCAGGCGACGCCCGGCGTCACCCGCCTGGAAGTCGCGGGGAGCTACCGGCGCCGGAAGGAAACGGTCGGCGACATCGACATCCTCGTCCTCGCCGACGACGCGCGCGCCGCCTCCGACGCCCTCGTCGGGTTCTCCGGCGTGGAGAGCGTGATCGGAGCCGGAGGGACGAAGACCTCGGTGCGTCTCCGCAGCGGATTGCAGGTCGACCTGCGGGTCGTGCCCCCCGAAAGCTGGGGAGCCGCGCTCATCTATTTCACCGGATCGAAGGAGCACAACATTCGCCTGCGCCGCCGCGCGCTCGACCGGAAGCTGCGGGTCTCCGAGTACGGCGTGTTCACGATCCCCGAGGACTCCCTGGACGATGCGCTCGGCGAGCGGGGCATCGCCTCCGAGGGGGAGATGGTCGCGGGAGCGACGGAAGAGGAGGTCTACCGGGCGCTCGACCTCTCCTGGCTGCCGCCGGAGATACGCCGCGACCGGGGCGAGTTCGCGGCCTCCGACGCCGGGGAACTGCCCCGCCTGGTCGAAACGTCCGACCTGCGTGGCGACGTCCACATGCACAGCACCTGGTCCGACGGCCGCGCTTCCCTGGAGGAGATGGTCCGGGCGTGCGTGGCGCGCGGCTACGAGTACATGGCGATCACCGACCACTCCAAAGCGCTGGCGATGGTCGAGGGTCTCGATGCCGCGAAGCTTCGACGCCAGTGGCAGGAGGTCGCGGAGGTGCAGGCGGCGCACCCCGAGATCCGGATCCTGCGCGGGCTGGAAGTCGACATCCTCCGCGACGGGTCGCTGGACCTCGAAGACGAAATGCTCGATCAGCTCGACGTCGTCATCATCTCGGTCCATTCCTTCTTCGGAATGGACCGGGCGCAGCAGACGTCACGCGTCCTGAAGGCGCTCGCACACCCCCGCTCGATGATCTTCGGGCACCCGACGGGACGGATCATCAACCGGCGCGGCCCCATCGATGTGGACATCGACGATATTCTGCACGCCTGCGCCGAGTTCGGGGTCGCCGTCGAGGTCAACTCGCACCCCCACCGCCTGGACCTGAAGGACAGCCACCTCTGGCGCGCGCGCGAACTGGGCGTGCCCGTCGTGGTCGCGACCGACGCGCACCGGCCGGACGATCTGGATCTGGCGCACTACGGCATCGAACAGGCCCGCCGGGCGTGGCTCACCGCGGAACACGTCCTCAATACGCGTGGCGTGGACGACTTCCTGGCAGCTCTTCAAGGGAAGCCGGCGATTTGA
- the ligA gene encoding NAD-dependent DNA ligase LigA: MSPGGPERRARALRRALRHHSYLYYVRNQPEISDERFDEMFRELKALETSHAELVTPDSPTQRVGAEPLDAFETIEHTAPMLSLDSSADVEPLERFDERMRKALGDDIAYVVEPKLDGASIELVYESGRLSRAVTRGDGVRGEGVTENIRTIQSVPLRLRTADREAPPLLALRAEVIMRVGDFEALNARLLKSDRPPFANPRNAAAGSLRQLDPRITAARPLDIYVYDILAIDGRPPATQRATLEALREWGLPVNERCRPSADVGEILAFQAEIEEGRDDLEYEIDGIVIKLDDIAARDEVGETSHHPRWAFAFKFPPRKEVTRLLHIFPSVGRTGVVTPIAFMRPVELGGVTVSRANLHNREEVARKDIREGDRVRVQRAGDVIPQVLERIEEPGRERAEPWVMPAECPSCGALLEPRGPYTFCPNLFACPAQLAGRIQHLGSRHALDIEGLGEETANLLVRQGVIGRVPELFELEAAKLMELEGFAEKSATNLVTAIAEARTTELARFIYGLGIPEIGVTVARELASHFLSFEAFREAAAAGKEAPAGEAAAAGEEAPAGEGAPAGEALQEVDGIGPLMAEQISAFLARPEVSAVVDELRACVEPVPPPRAGDTLAGLRIVLTGGLESMSRSEAGKKLEALGAKVTSSVSRQTSYVVAGENPGRKLERAQTLGVEILDEAGLLKLLSDGPGALSPFEDVPAPDEAPEPGAAGDASEPDAP; this comes from the coding sequence ATGAGTCCCGGCGGGCCCGAGCGGCGGGCCCGAGCACTGCGCAGGGCGCTGCGGCACCACTCGTATCTCTACTACGTCCGCAATCAGCCCGAGATATCCGACGAACGGTTCGACGAGATGTTCCGCGAACTGAAGGCCCTGGAGACGTCGCACGCGGAACTCGTCACCCCCGATTCCCCGACCCAGCGCGTGGGGGCGGAGCCGCTCGATGCATTCGAGACGATCGAGCATACCGCCCCGATGCTCAGCCTCGATTCATCCGCCGACGTGGAGCCGCTCGAACGGTTCGACGAACGGATGCGCAAGGCGCTCGGAGATGACATCGCATACGTCGTCGAGCCGAAACTGGACGGCGCCTCGATCGAACTCGTCTACGAATCCGGCCGGCTCTCGCGGGCCGTAACCCGGGGAGATGGAGTACGCGGCGAAGGCGTGACCGAGAACATCCGCACGATCCAGTCGGTACCGCTCCGGCTGCGGACCGCGGATCGGGAGGCGCCGCCGCTCCTGGCGCTGCGGGCCGAAGTCATCATGAGAGTGGGCGATTTCGAGGCGCTGAACGCCCGGCTTCTCAAGAGCGACCGCCCTCCGTTCGCGAACCCGCGCAACGCCGCGGCCGGATCGCTCCGGCAGCTCGACCCGCGCATCACCGCGGCGCGCCCCCTCGATATCTACGTCTACGACATCCTCGCGATCGATGGACGGCCGCCGGCCACCCAGCGCGCCACGCTCGAGGCGCTGCGCGAGTGGGGGCTGCCCGTGAACGAGCGGTGCCGCCCCTCCGCCGACGTCGGGGAGATCCTCGCGTTCCAGGCGGAGATCGAGGAGGGGCGCGACGACCTCGAGTACGAGATCGATGGGATCGTCATCAAACTCGACGACATCGCCGCGCGGGACGAAGTCGGCGAGACATCGCACCACCCGCGCTGGGCGTTCGCGTTCAAGTTCCCGCCGCGGAAAGAGGTCACCCGGCTGCTTCACATCTTCCCCAGCGTGGGGCGGACCGGCGTCGTGACCCCCATCGCCTTCATGCGCCCGGTGGAACTGGGCGGCGTGACGGTGAGCCGCGCGAACCTGCATAACCGGGAAGAGGTCGCTCGCAAGGACATTCGCGAGGGGGATCGGGTGCGGGTGCAGCGGGCGGGGGACGTGATTCCACAGGTCCTGGAGCGGATCGAGGAGCCGGGCCGCGAGCGCGCGGAACCGTGGGTCATGCCTGCCGAGTGTCCTTCATGTGGGGCTCTCCTGGAGCCACGCGGCCCATACACGTTCTGCCCCAACCTGTTCGCCTGCCCCGCGCAGCTGGCCGGGCGGATTCAACATCTCGGGTCGCGGCATGCCCTCGACATCGAAGGACTGGGAGAAGAAACCGCGAACCTCCTCGTCCGGCAGGGCGTGATCGGCCGCGTCCCCGAACTGTTCGAACTCGAGGCGGCGAAGCTCATGGAACTGGAGGGCTTCGCGGAGAAGTCCGCCACGAACCTCGTCACGGCGATCGCCGAAGCGCGGACGACCGAACTCGCGCGCTTCATCTACGGCCTCGGGATCCCCGAGATCGGGGTGACCGTGGCGCGTGAACTCGCATCGCACTTCCTCTCCTTCGAGGCCTTCCGGGAGGCGGCGGCAGCGGGAAAGGAGGCGCCCGCGGGGGAGGCGGCGGCAGCGGGGGAGGAGGCGCCCGCGGGAGAGGGGGCGCCCGCGGGGGAGGCGCTTCAGGAAGTGGACGGGATCGGACCCCTGATGGCGGAGCAGATCAGCGCCTTCCTGGCCCGCCCCGAGGTGTCGGCGGTCGTGGACGAACTGCGTGCCTGCGTCGAGCCCGTGCCCCCGCCGCGCGCGGGAGACACCCTGGCCGGACTCCGAATCGTCCTCACCGGAGGGCTCGAGTCGATGAGCCGCTCCGAAGCCGGGAAGAAGCTCGAGGCTCTGGGCGCGAAGGTCACGTCATCCGTGAGCAGGCAGACGAGCTACGTCGTTGCGGGCGAGAACCCCGGCCGCAAACTCGAGCGGGCGCAGACCCTCGGGGTCGAGATCCTGGATGAGGCGGGCCTCCTCAAGCTCCTGAGCGACGGACCCGGCGCCCTCTCGCCGTTCGAAGACGTTCCCGCACCCGATGAGGCTCCTGAACCCGGCGCCGCGGGCGACGCTTCCGAACCCGACGCGCCCTGA